In Gammaproteobacteria bacterium, a genomic segment contains:
- the tpiA gene encoding triose-phosphate isomerase, translated as MRQPLVAGNWKMNGSAASIDALMAGIKQGLADVKTAAVAVCPPFVYISRVVGLVAGTRIGVGSQDISDQESGAFTGEVAGPMLKDVGCAYALVGHSERRSIYGEDDTFTARKFSAARKFGLIPILCVGELLEERELGITEQVVGRQLDAVIELEGIAALGQAVIAYEPVWAIGTGKTASPQQAQDVHAFIRTKLATLDKGVADQVQILYGGSVKGSNAAELFGMPDIDGGLIGGASLTAEEFLAICRAPDQG; from the coding sequence ATGCGACAACCGCTGGTGGCAGGCAACTGGAAGATGAACGGCTCGGCAGCGAGCATCGATGCGCTCATGGCCGGCATCAAACAGGGTCTGGCGGACGTCAAGACCGCAGCCGTCGCAGTCTGTCCCCCCTTCGTCTATATCTCCCGCGTCGTCGGGCTGGTCGCGGGCACCCGGATCGGTGTCGGCTCGCAGGACATCAGCGATCAGGAATCGGGTGCGTTCACCGGTGAGGTCGCCGGGCCCATGCTGAAGGACGTCGGCTGCGCCTATGCCCTGGTCGGGCACTCCGAGCGCCGTTCCATCTATGGCGAAGACGATACCTTCACCGCGCGCAAGTTCTCCGCGGCACGCAAGTTCGGACTGATTCCGATCCTGTGCGTGGGCGAATTGCTTGAAGAGCGTGAACTGGGCATCACCGAACAGGTCGTCGGCCGCCAGCTCGATGCAGTCATCGAACTGGAAGGCATCGCTGCGCTGGGCCAGGCCGTGATCGCCTACGAGCCGGTCTGGGCGATCGGCACCGGCAAGACCGCCAGCCCGCAGCAGGCGCAGGATGTGCATGCCTTCATCCGCACCAAGCTGGCCACACTGGACAAGGGTGTCGCCGACCAGGTGCAGATTCTCTACGGTGGCAGCGTGAAGGGTTCGAATGCCGCGGAATTGTTCGGCATGCCGGACATCGACGGTGGCCTGATCGGCGGTGCGTCGCTGACGGCCGAGGAATTCCTGGCGATCTGCCGGGCACCGGACCAGGGCTGA